The DNA region tacttaaccgaatgaatccttgaaattgggtaataactcattcccatgtacctccccttcaatgagtcattacactattttcatcaatcaaaatattctcttattccaaaaatacccttgacctaaaactaaaattttctcccttaatatcaaatattaaaatatatttatttattttttctttcatatcacttctctctctctattctctctcatcatattttcacactttctctctccttaatctctcatatcacactctctttcctctttttttctcattacactttatctctcatcatactttctctctcctcaatctcttccatcgcactctcttccttctttttttctcattatactttctctctcatcatatttctctctcctcaatctctcccatcacactctcttttctctttttttctcatcacactttcgctctcattatactttctctctcctcaatctctcttgtcacactccctcattttttttcctcaacacactttctctctcatcatattttctccttcatcatactttctctctcttcaatctcttccatcacactcattgttctctttttttctcatcacactttctctctcatcatactttatctctcaccatactttctctctcctcaatctctctcatcacactctctcctctcattttttctcattatattttctctctcttcatcctctcccatcatactttctctcacatcatatttactctcttatcatgctctctcctgtcacactcttttttctcattttctctcatcacactttctctcttttaattctttctcatcacactttctctctcatcatattttctctctcatcattctcttttatcatatttttatctcacgcggtccctgtgcaactcaccccacctgccacatgctcactcaggatgctgtgatttacctccctcgtgatgaccttgggtcgggtgcggcgggggcgctgggggcgagcgatttcgccttttgccacatatttttatctcacatctaattttttctcttattttcctttaagggtaaaaaagaaaattttgatttatttcgatagaaaatatgcaactaaccaaacattacttttaagagtgatattcatgctcatactcattctcattccacaatacaatgatttccattccgattcctattcctaggaaagaaccaaacaccccctaaattcattcatttaataaattatacttgAAAATGTGTAATCCAATTGGAGAAAAGCAGCAAATGCACTAtactacaaaataaaaaaaatatagctaAAATTAATCACAAACAATGACAAGCTAGGACAAATTCATAGGAGGACTAAGCTAGCGACCACAGTCTCATAGCTAACCAAGCTGGCAATTGGATAAGCTACCGGCTATGTGTTGGCAGCCGACCACGCTGCTAGTCATGGCCAAGCTGCCAGCCACGGCCAATAGGTGGCTACCGCCCAAGCGACGACCAGCCAAGCAACCGAGACCAGCTAGTGGCTGGCCAAGCCGTCGCTAGTGTTCTAGCAGCTAGCCACACGACCAATAGCTGCCGGGAGCCCAACCTATAGCCGGTCAAGCCACTGGCTGCGTGCTGACATCCAGCAAAGTCGTGAGCTGCATGCTAGTGGCCGGCAAAGCCATGAGTCGTATGTTGGCGGCTGACATAGCTACTAGCCGCTGTCGGCGTTGGGAAGAGGGAGAGACGACGGGGCGGAGAGCACTTACAGGGGAACCGTTAGAGTCGTAGGAGATCAGGGAAGAAGAGATGTCGCGCGTAAGAAAAATTAGGACCATGTCCTAGATTTTTACTcaaaattaccgacggaatgtgTTTTCATCTGTATTTAGTTGAAGATTTCCGACGGAAACACAAATTCTATCAGTAATCACGCTATATTTATCGACAGAATTACATTTTCGTCGGTGGTTCTTCTTTGATCTTCCCGACAGAATTGGTTCTGTAGAGGGTTTCCAGCAGAATTTTTATTCTATCAAAAACCCTATGGAATTAGGGTTACGGGTCTTGGCTTCCCGAAGGAAACTCTAATCCATCAGTGGTTCCTAAAAGAATTTTATTCCGTCAGTACTTCCCGACGAATATTATTTTCCATTGATAATTCCTTATGGAATATAATTCTGTCGGAAATTCCAttactaaattatttttatagtgtTTCGTAATTAAGTTGATTCATGCTAAAACTCAACCGTCAATACTTGATGCAGTTTCTTTTATGAGATCATCTACTGAACATACAAGTAAAATGACTTACACGTTCCTTGTACCATCTTTTTGCGTCAGCCTTGCATTAGTAGGTTCTAAGTAAAAAGGATGGAGCCGAATAATAATATAGTTATGGTTGGCTTTAGACACATTCTCCCCATGTTTCATGTCGGGCATTGTTCTCTATTAGTCCAAAGCTTGAACCCATTAACTATAACTTCACAGCTGTCGCAAAACCCAAGATCTCACGAgccatttttccttttttttttttcctttaaataATGTCCACTTGACCATTATATTTTTATCCCCTAATATGGTTTCATATTTGCTTTAACTTTTCTCATTGAaatgttttccttttttttcaagTGCCCTTTGATTTCTCTGAATAAAATTTCAGGAGAAAGGAACTATCTCTCATTCTAAATTTGGACAAGGAGATGATTAATCTCATTGATATTAATGTTGAGCcaagtttattttttcttttaatcttttcttttctcctaTAGTAAACACGTAAGAGGATTTCCATCCCTCCCTCtcctatcttcttcctctctctcaTCTTACACTCCTCCCCTTGGGAAGAAAATTGAAAGGGGCTTTGGATCTTACAGAAATGATACGGGTTAAAATTCCGAATTAATAAACAAGTTAAACCACAATAATCCATCTTTTCTCCACTACTActactacttcttcttcctcctcaatcAGTGGCATGCAAACGGAGTAGAGGATGAAGTAGGGCTAGAGATAGGGAGGAAGAAAGCAAAGATGAAGCCAATTGCTCATCATTTCtcccactccttcttcttcttcttcttcttcgccttcaaCATCTGTTGCTGGTGCGCTACAACTTCCAGCGCAGCAGGCACTATAGACGACGAGATCGCCGCTTTGCTCGCTATCAAATCCGGCCTTGTCGATCCCCTCCACTCCCTCAGCGACTGGATCCCTCCGGAGAACCTGGAAGATGACTTCTTCCACTGCAATTGGACCGGCGTCGAATGCAACTCCCTGGGCTTTGTTTCCGCCCTCAACCTCTCGCGCCTCAACCTTAGCGGCGTCATCGCCGACGACCTCCGCCGCCTCAGCAGCCTCACCACACTCAACCTCTGCTGCaactccttctcctcctcgcttTCCGTCTCTCTATCCGGCCTCTCCTCCCTCCGCGAGTTCGACGTCAGCGCCAACGCCTTCGTCGGCGAGTTCCCCAACGGCCTAGGATCGTCGCCGGGGCTCACGATCCTGAACGCGTCGAGCAACAACTTCGTCGGATCACTACCAAAAGATCTATCCAACGCGACAGCTCTCGAGGTGTTAGATTTTCGAGGAAGCTTCTTCGAGGGGTCGATCCCGACGGCCTACAGGAGCCTACGAAAGCTGAAATTTTTAGGCCTTTCCGGCAACAATCTTACCGGAAAAATCCCAGCGGAGCTCAGCGAACTCACCTCGCTGGAGAAGCTCATAATAGGGTACAATGAGCTGGAGGGAAGCATCCCCGCCGAGTTCGGGAACCTCTCGAATCTTCAATACCTCGACTTGGCAGTCGGGAATCTCAACGACGGGATTCCGCCGGAATTGGGAAAGCTCAAGCAGCTGACTACTCTGTTTTTGTACAAGAACAATTTGGACGGAGAGATTCCCAAGGAAATTGGGAATATCTCGGCACTCATGTTGCTCGACCTCTCTGACAACTTGATTTCCGGCGGGATTCCGCCGGAGTTATCGATGTTGGAGAATTTGGAGCTGCTAAACCTGATGTGCAACAGGCTCACTGGCACGGTGCCTGCCGGCATTGGGGTCTTGCCTAAATTGTTAGTGCTCGAGCTGTGGAACAACTCGCTCACCGGCGCTCTCCCACCGAATCTGGGACGCAGCTCGCAGCTGACGTGGCTCGACGTGTCGTCGAACTCACTTTCCGGTGAGATCCCCGGAAGCCTATGCGACGGCGGCAGCCTCGCCAAGCTTATCCTCTTCAACAACGCCTTCTCCGGCGGGATTCCAACGGGACTGACGACGTGCACCACGTTGGTCCGGGTGAGGATGCAGAGCAACCGGCTCAACGGTTCGATCCCCGTTGGGCTAGGGAAACTGCCGATGCTGGAGAGGTTGGAGTTGGCCGGAAACGAGCTCGACGACGAGATTCCCGGCGACATCGCCCTCTCGACGTCGCTCTCCTTCATCGACCTCTCCCACAACGGCTTCCGGTTGGGCCTCCCTTCCAACATCTTCTCCATCCCCACGCTGCAGAGCTTCATGGCATCTGATAACCGGATCTCCGGCGAGATTCCGGACCAGTTCCAAGACTGCCCCACGATGGCGGTTCTCGATCTGTCGAATAACCGCCTTGAAGGAGGTATCCCGGCGAGCCTTGCCGCGTGCCAGAAGCTGGTCAGTCTCGACCTCCATGGCAATTTGCTCGCCGGCGAGATCCCTGTCGCGATAGCAATGATGCCGGCACTCGCCACCGTTGACTTCTCTAATAACCTGCTAACAGGACCGATACCGGAGAACTTTGGGAGCTCGCCGGCGCTTGAGACCTTGAATTTGTCGCACAACAATCTCTCTGGCCCTCTCCCCGCAAATGGCATACTGAGGACCATAAACCCTGACGAGCTCGCTGGGAATTCGGGACTTTGTGGCGGAGTGCTGCCTCCGTGCAGCTCGGGAGACGGGGAGGCTTGGTCGGGGAGTCGAAAGAGTGCTCGATTGAAGCACATCGTCGCCGGATGGATGACAGGCATCGCGGTGGTGCTCGCCTTCTGCATCATTCTCTTGGGCGCTCAGTATCTTTACAAGAAATGGTATGCCAGCAACGGCAGCTGCTGCGAGGAACGCTTTGACGAAGAGACTGGCGGCGCATGGCCGTGGCGGCTGACGGCGTTTCAGCGGCTCTACTTCACGAGCGGAGAAATCATCGCCTGTGTCAAGGAGGCGAACGTCATCGGAATGGGTGCCACTGGGATCGTCTACAAGGCCGAGCTCCCCCGGCCTCCGCACACGGTGGTGGCCGTCAAGAAGCTCTGGCGGGCTGGCGGCTCTCCCGACAACGCCGCAGTAGGTGGCGGTAGCTCGAGCCTCGCCGCCGAAATGGCCGGAGAAGTCAACGTACTAGGCAAGCTCCGGCACCGCAACATCGTACGATTGCTCGGTTACATGCACAACGACGTCGACACAATGATCCTATACGAGTACATGCCCAACGGCAGCCTGTGGGAGGCGTTGCACGGGCCGCAGCAGGGCGGCGGCGGCGTACTCGCTGACTGGGTGGTGCGGTACAACGTGGCTGCCGGTGTCGCACAGGCACTCGCCTACCTCCACCACGACTTCAACCCTCCCATAATTCACAGAGACATTAAGTCGAACAACATCTTGCTCGACGCCAACCTCGACGCCCGAATCGCCGACTTCGGCCTCGCGAGGATGATGTCGAGGACCAATGAATCCGTGACGATGGTCGCCGGGTCGTACGGCTACATCGCTCCAGGTACATGATCAAAATCTCTCGTTTAATTTGCTCTGTTTCTGGTTAAAAGAAGGATTCATCATGCTCTATCCTGAAACAGAGTATGGCTACACGCTGAAGGTGGATCAGAAGAGCGACATCTACAGCTTCGGGGTGGTGCTGATGGAGCTGGCGACCGGGAAAAAGCCCATCGAGGCGGAGTTCGGCGAAGGGCAGGAGATCGTGGGGTGGGTTCGGGACAAGCTGAGAAGCAACCAGGTGGAAGAGGTGCTGGACGGGAGCGTGGGCGGGCGGTGCAAGCATGTGCAGGAGGAGATGGTGTTGGTGCTGCGGATCGCGGTGCTGTGCACGGCGAAGCTGCCCAAGGACCGGCCGTCGATCAGGGACGTGCTCACGATGCTCGGCGAGGCGAAGCCGCGGAGGAAGAGCAGCAGTGCCGGGGCAGCGGAAAGCAACGTGATGGACAAGGACAAGCCTGTGTTCACTACCTCACCGGATTCCGGCTACTTGTGAACAGGGGCGTTGCATGGCTCCTCATTCCTTGAAttcattttttgtttgtttgtatgTAGCTTAATTTCAAATGCATGAGATCAATCGTGTTATTGTAAACCTTCATTCTTCCCTACAAAATTTCTTCTAACTTCTTTGTTTGTAAGAGGATCCTTTGATGCGTGAAAATTGTTTTCAGGAAAATCAAAGGAAACAATAAAAAAATCAACTACAAGTTCTTCGATGTTTCAGGCCTTGGCCAAGAAAGTTAAGAGCCTAGTTGCTGAAGTAGGTGAGCAAATTGCTATAGCCCCAGTTAAACACACCAAGGTTCCTATGATCGTTGTTCTACTGTACTGACAGCTTACCTCAAATCTTTCAAGCCTATAAGATCATTCAAAGATCAAGGTGTTGAGATCTGTTATATTAGGGATCGTAATTTGAGATACCTGAGGCAAACTGCGATTATGAAGATGAAGCCAGTGGTTAGGATAGGCATGGCAGAAGCAATATTTGGAGAAGCTTTTGTAATTCCTTCCAATAGCAGAACTTGGTATAAGGTTACCGTGATGAGTAGCAGAAAAAACTATTTATGGACTGGTTTTGTTCTTTGCTCAAATCTAATTTATGACACAAATATCACTTGCCCTCGCAAGGAACGAAGAAAGAACTTAGACATGGGACTTAAACTCGGTTGGCCATTTCATTCTGCAGTCATGCATGCAGCAATCAACAATGAACACAGCAGGTCAATTCTATGTTTTTGTACCAAAATATAAAGAAATAGTTTGACTGCAGTACCTACCTTTCAAGCAAGACAGCAGCCGAAAGGAGAATGACGGCGGTGGTCAAGCTTCCAAAGGCGGCAAGTAACAAGGGGCTAATCCCGGCCGCAAAGACGCCACTCAAGGACACCACGTAGACTCCATAAACGATTTGGAGCAAAAAGTTGCTGGAGATAATGAGGATTTACTCCAGGGTACCACGGTCTAACGCTTGATGAGCTAGATATCTGTGGGTAGCGCTGAAAATAATTGATTAAATCGAGAAAATTACTTGGGATGGTCTATCCAAAACGGCCAACGTGGATGATATAGTATCTTATGAGCGGATCAGCGGT from Zingiber officinale cultivar Zhangliang chromosome 4B, Zo_v1.1, whole genome shotgun sequence includes:
- the LOC121974727 gene encoding MDIS1-interacting receptor like kinase 1-like, with product MKPIAHHFSHSFFFFFFFAFNICCWCATTSSAAGTIDDEIAALLAIKSGLVDPLHSLSDWIPPENLEDDFFHCNWTGVECNSLGFVSALNLSRLNLSGVIADDLRRLSSLTTLNLCCNSFSSSLSVSLSGLSSLREFDVSANAFVGEFPNGLGSSPGLTILNASSNNFVGSLPKDLSNATALEVLDFRGSFFEGSIPTAYRSLRKLKFLGLSGNNLTGKIPAELSELTSLEKLIIGYNELEGSIPAEFGNLSNLQYLDLAVGNLNDGIPPELGKLKQLTTLFLYKNNLDGEIPKEIGNISALMLLDLSDNLISGGIPPELSMLENLELLNLMCNRLTGTVPAGIGVLPKLLVLELWNNSLTGALPPNLGRSSQLTWLDVSSNSLSGEIPGSLCDGGSLAKLILFNNAFSGGIPTGLTTCTTLVRVRMQSNRLNGSIPVGLGKLPMLERLELAGNELDDEIPGDIALSTSLSFIDLSHNGFRLGLPSNIFSIPTLQSFMASDNRISGEIPDQFQDCPTMAVLDLSNNRLEGGIPASLAACQKLVSLDLHGNLLAGEIPVAIAMMPALATVDFSNNLLTGPIPENFGSSPALETLNLSHNNLSGPLPANGILRTINPDELAGNSGLCGGVLPPCSSGDGEAWSGSRKSARLKHIVAGWMTGIAVVLAFCIILLGAQYLYKKWYASNGSCCEERFDEETGGAWPWRLTAFQRLYFTSGEIIACVKEANVIGMGATGIVYKAELPRPPHTVVAVKKLWRAGGSPDNAAVGGGSSSLAAEMAGEVNVLGKLRHRNIVRLLGYMHNDVDTMILYEYMPNGSLWEALHGPQQGGGGVLADWVVRYNVAAGVAQALAYLHHDFNPPIIHRDIKSNNILLDANLDARIADFGLARMMSRTNESVTMVAGSYGYIAPEYGYTLKVDQKSDIYSFGVVLMELATGKKPIEAEFGEGQEIVGWVRDKLRSNQVEEVLDGSVGGRCKHVQEEMVLVLRIAVLCTAKLPKDRPSIRDVLTMLGEAKPRRKSSSAGAAESNVMDKDKPVFTTSPDSGYL